DNA from Leucobacter aridicollis:
CGCGGTCAGTGCGGCTGCCCTGCAGGATTCGCATCATCGCCGCGTCGTCAGGGTAGCCAATGGAGGTCTTGATCATGAAGCGGTCGAGCTGCGCTTCCGGAAGACGGTAGGTGCCCGCTTGCTCGACGGGGTTCTGGGTGGCGATCACGGTGAACGGCGTCCCGACCTCGTGGGTCTTTCCGTCGACCGTGACCTGCCCCTCCTCCATCACCTCGAGCAACGCGGACTGGGTCTTCGGGCTCGCTCGGTTGATCTCGTCGGCGAGCACGACGTGCGCGAAGATCGGTCCGGCGTGAAACTCGAAGGCGCCGTTTCGCTGATCGAAGACAGAGACGCCGGTGACGTCACCCGGCAGGAGGTCCGGCGTGAACTGGATGCGCGATGACGTCCCCTGGATGACCTGGCCGAGAGCGCGCGACAGGGCGGTCTTGCCAGTGCCTGGGACGTCCTCGAGCAGCACGTGTCCGCCCGCGAGCACTGTCGACAACACGAGCTCCACGACCCGCCGTTTGCCGTGGATCGCCTGTTCAATCGAGTCGGCGCACGCCTCGAACACCTGCGCCACCCACTGGGCCTGCTCCGGTGTCAGGGTCGCCGAGTCGGCCTGCCGCTGCGGTGAGGTGTCGGTGCTCATGGGTTCCTTCGGGTCGTGCCTGCTGGGGAAATCTGGCTGATCGGCGCGTGCGCGCGGCTGCTACGGGACCGCACACGCCGCTCCTTGGAACGTTACCGGGTTCCATTGTCCGCCCGGCCATGCGACCTCGACATCGCTGCCAGTGACCGTGAATACCGGCGCGCCTGGCGCGGTCCCCTCGATCTGGAAGCTCGCCGCGGGGTCGGCACCCGCGGGCACGCACTCGACGAGCTGGGTGACGCGGACGCCGGTCGGGCCGGAATCGCGCGGCGTGACCTGCACCTCGGGCGAGCAGCGGCCCGCGGCGGGCGCGCCGACGCACTGTTTGACGGTGAGGGCGCCGGCGATCGGTGCGCGCGTGAGCGTGTCGACGTCGCCGGTGCTGAAGTACAGTCGGGCCGCGCTGTGCGTGCCTGAGAATGTCGGCTGCGCGGCGATGCCGGCGTATTCGCGAACGCGGCCCGTGCCTGTCGCGTCGGGCGCGACGACGTAGCCCTGCGTGAGGACTGGCGCCTCGGGGCTGCCACCCACCCAGACAGAGGAGAGCTGCGCCGTGGTCGTGCCGAAGTCGGTGGTCGCGCACATGACTCCCGAGTACTGCGAGAACCGCGTCAGGCCCGTAAACGTCGGCGACTTCTGGCTGCACCTCGCCGGCCCAGCGCCCTCACGGGCGAGGCCAAACGTGTACTCAATGCCGGGGGCGTGATTCAGACCCCACTCCGCGTACTCGACGGTGGCCGTGCCGGCGCCAGCGGCGTCGGGCACGATCCTGCTTGCCGCGGCGATTGGCGCACCCGCGACCGTGACAACCGCCGTCCCGGCGCTCCCCTGCCCGGAACCAGAGTAGCCCGGCGGGATCTCGCCGTCCTCTGGGATCACGGTGAGCGTCTGCGAGCCAACGGGAAGCTGCTGCACGCTGCGCCTGCCGACCTCGACGGCGGTGTGGTCCCCCGCGGTCAACCTGAATGTGCGTGCGGAGTCCGACCCGGAGATACGGACCTCGACCTTACCCTGCGTCGTGGAGGTGTTCGATGTGTCGCGCACCGGGGTCGCCTCGACCTTCGGCGCAGACGGCGGCGCGTACGCCCACGTCGTCGCGCCGTTCGCGGTGCGGTCGGAGGGGCCAACGCCGTTCACGGCGCGCGCGAAGTAGGTCTGCTGGTTCGCTTTGCCCGGCTGCAGCCCGCTCACCGTGCAGGTCGCGGAGCTGCCCGCGAGCGAGCAGCTCCCGGCGGTCGCCCCGCCGCTCGTCACGAGTTCGACCCCGGACACCGCGGGGTGTGCGGATTGGGGATTCAGCGCAACGCTGAGCGTCACGCTATCGGCGCTCGCCCCGGTCGGTGTCACGCTCGCCGGCGCGCGCGGTACGCCCTGCGCGTCGAGCTCGATGCTGCCCTCGCCGAGCCTGCCCTGCGCGTCGCGCACAGTGAAGCCGACCGTGCACCGGCCGCCGGGGCCGCGATCATCTGCCCAGGCCACAGCAATCCCGGTGTCGCTCGCGCGCCGCACGGTCGCAACGGCGCAGCCAGCGGACGTGACGGTGTCGAGCTTCAGCCCCCCGCCGCGTTTGCCGGCGAACGGGTCGTACTCCCCTGCCGCGCCGATCACGGTTGTCGCGCAGGACGATCCGACGGTGCACCGTAGGTCAACGGTCGCCCCGCGTGGGGTGTCGCGTGGGACCTGGCCGACGCGGAGCACGAGCTGGGAGCGAGACTCCCCGGCCCCCGCGACCGTCACCGTCAGGTTCTCCTGGCTGCCCGGCGTCGCGTCAGCCCGCGCTTCGACCGCCACCGATGCTCCGGAGGCTCGCACGTCGAACATCGAGCTCGATCCGGCAACCGAGAACTTGAGCTTCGACGCGTCGCCTGCCCGGTTCCCCTCCCACCGCACCATGTCCGACAGGTCGATGGACTCGGTCGCGCCGGGCGACACCGTCCGGGTGAGGGGCTCGAGTTTCACGACGGGCTCGCGTGGCACGATCGTCACGGGCACCGGGAGGGAGGTCCAGGTGGACTGGCCGGCGAGGCGGACGTCGATCACGCAGACGTCTGACCACGGCGCCTCGGCCCCCGCCGCGTACTGCAGCGTATCTGGCGAGGTCGCCTCGCACCGGGCGCTCGACCGCCCAACCGGGAAGGCTCCCTGCTTGAGCTCGACCGTGTCGCCCGCCCCGAGATCGACGAGGGCCGGCACGGTCGCCTGCACGGTCTTGTTCTCGTCGACGGAGAGGGGCGACAGCCCCTGCCGCAGCGTGAGCCGCAGGTCATCGAGCGGTGGCACGATGAGGAATCCGTAGCTCGTCACCTTCGTGCCCGCTGCGTCGGTGCCGCTGAGCTTGAACGCGACGAGGTCGCCCCCGGGCTTGTACTCGCCGAGAATCCGGTTGCCCTTGACCGTGTACCCAGGCTTTGCGCCCTCCCAGAGCGAGAGTTTGAGGCCGGCGACGTCGCCCGCGGCCCAGCGCACCTTGTCGGTCACGACGTCGACTCCGCCCCGCGCGAGGTCGTGCCTGTCGCGCACGCTCATGACGGTGTCGGTGACGGAGGGCGCCTGCGACCCGACCCGGTCGGAGGTTTGCACCAGGATGAGCCCGTCTGCGGTGCTCGATGAGGCGCCGGATTTCACCGTGTAGCGGTAGGACACCGTCCCCGGCTCGGCTCCCGGAGCGACCGAGACGCGACCGCGCTTCATCTCCGAGAGATCGATCCGGGCGGCGGCTCGCGCGTAGTCCGGGTGCTTGGATCCGCCGGGTAGGTTCGGCTCGACCGTGAGAATCGAGAGCGAGCCGCCGGCCGGGTCGATGTCGTTGTCGAGGGGCGAGATCGTCACCGGCGCATCCGAGCCGAGCGCCACCCGCACGTAGTCGCTTGAGACGATCGGGGCGCCCGTTTCCTGCTGCGCGGCGACGATGACGCGGATGCGCGCCTCGCCCGACCCGCCCCTGCCATCCTGCACGGCGTAGGTGATCGTGTGCAGGCCAGCCTCGGCGTCGTCGCTGACGGACACGGAGATCGCATTTCCGGCGGGTGTGATTGCCGCCGCGACGTGCGAGTCTTCGCCCTGGCTGACGCCGGTGAGCCGCACGCGGTCGCCATCAGGATCGACGCCCGACAGCGGCACACGGACCTCGGCGACCCCGCCAGGCGACACTCTCGTCGTGAGCTCACGCGGCTGCGGGTTCGAGTTCGACCCCTTCGGGACCACGCGCACGGTCACCGTGCCCGTGTCGCTCGCCTCGGGCGATGACGCGCCATAGGTCGTATAGCGAAGTTCGTAGGTTCCGGCCTTCTCTGGGGCGAGGTACCGCAGCACGCTGCCGGACGCGAACGCGAGCTCACCCCGGGCGCCCGTGCCGGTGATCTCCGGGTGCAGCACGAGCCGCTCGCCCGGGGCGGACACGTCGTTGTCGAGCACCCGAATGTCGACGACGTCGCCGGCGCGCACCGTCGCGGTGTCGGCGACGGCCACGGCGCCGCCGAGGCTCGACTCCGGCACCTGGAAGACCGTGAGCCGCCCGGTCGCCTGCGCCGCGCCCTCCGTGACGACGACGTCTGCGGCGCCAACGCGTCCCGCCGCCCCGTCCTCGGTGCTGCCTGCGACGCGCACCTTCGAGTGGTCGATAACTTCGGCCCGAAGCTGACCGTCTACGACCGTCGCCGACGCGACGGCCAGCGCCCGGGAGCTCGCGTCGGGGATCGCGTCGAGTACCTCGATGGTCGAGTCAGCGAATGGCCGCACGAACGCCCGGAGCGGCGGGAGGGCGAGCGCAGCGCCGCCGTCCGTGGCGGTGACCCGCACGACCCCTGTGAGTTCTGCCCCGGTCCCGACGTCGGTGAGGCCGACCGAGAGGAGCGCCTGGCCTGCGCTTGAAGCGGCAATCTCGACGGTGCCGTCGGCTGGCTTCGCCGTCGCACGAACGCGGTCGCTCCCGCTGAGCACGTTGACGTCGCGCACCACGAATGTGCCGGACCCACCGGACACGCGTGCGAGCAGGTTGAGCGTGGAGACCGACCCGACGCGGGTGCTCACCGCGGTGCCAACAAACTTCGCGACAGCGTTCGGCTGCACCGCGACCTGCAGGTCGCGGTGCGCCTCCGCGCCGTGCGCGTCTCTGACGGTGACCCGCAGCATGATCTCCGAGGCCCCGGCGTTCGGGTCGAGGTGCTTGACCGCGAGCCTGCCGTCGGCGGTCACCATCGCTCGCGCGGGGTCCTCGGGGCGGAGCATCTCGACGCCGGCAAGCAACATCGGATCGCCCTCGGGATCGACCCAGCCCTCGAGGATCGGGTGGACGAGCGTCCCACCGGGGGCGATCTCCGGGACACCCCACTCAAGCTGGCACCCGGCAACCGGGCACCACTCGGGTGCAGTGTTCACGTCGTCAGCGACCACGGTCAGGGTCACCGTCGCGGGCGGCGAGCTGAGTGCGCCGTCGGTGACGCGGTAGCTGAAGCTGGCGGAGCCCGACGCGCCGGACGCTGGCCGAATCATCAGCGATTGCGCGTCAGCCAGCAGCTCCACGGTGCCGAAGGCTTCCGGCAACGGCGACTCGCTGAGCGACTCGGGAACGATCGTGAGAACGTCGCGCTTGTTCGCGTCGTAGTCGTTCAGCAGCACCTGCAGCTGCGCCGGCTCGCTTCCGCGGACGCCAAACGCATCGTCCTGCGCGACAGGCGCGACCTGCTCCGTCACCTCCTCGACGACGACGCTCCCGCGGTCTTCCTTCGGTGGGTCCGAAATCGTCCACTGGGAGAGCGGGATCAACCTGCCGTCGGGCAGCGTCCAGAGCATGCCGCTACGGGTCTCCCCGAGCACCGCGCGCTCCCCATTCGAGAAGAACGTCGGCTCCGGGTCTCCGATGGTCCCTGCGGCTTCGTCGAAGCTCAGCGGTCGGAGCGCTGCCTCGGCCGCGGCGTCGCTTCGCCAGAGCGTTCCGCCTGCCCGGTCGATCCATGCGGCGACGCGCGACCCCCCGACGACACTCGGCCGGGCCGGAACGCCCGCGCTCTCGGCGATCCGCTCGGGTTCGCCCGTGGCCGGCACGCGCCACAGGCCCGCCGTATCGGCGATGAGCGCCGCGGTGCCGCCGCCGGCTCCCGGACCGTCACCGTCACCGCTCCACTGCAGCCGCGCAGCGCCAGCCGCCTCGATCGTCTGTGGGTCGGCGCCCGCGCGAAACACGCGGCCGCTCTCGGGATCGAACAACACCCAGTCGCCGGACACGATGGCGAGCTCGGGCTCGGCGATCCCGGTCGCGGCGGCCGGCAGCGTCACGGCGCTCCGGAACCTGTCGGCCCCGATGTCGTACTGCAGCAGCGTGTCGCTGCTCGCAGAGTAGAGGGCGACGGCGCCGGTCTCGTCGAGCGCCGCCGCGTCGGCGAGGAAGTCGAGCGCGGGATCCTGATCGCCGGCGTCGCCGCCCGCGTCGCCGGCCTCCCTCAGATCGAGCTGCGCGAGCGAGCCCGCGTCCGATCCGATGTAGACCTTTCCCGAGTCCGTGCGCACGAGGAGATGCTCGCCCGCTCCGATGACGTCATCCGCGCCCTCGGGCAGTGGCGTGGCCTCGGACCCGAGCACGGTCGGCTGGCCGCCTCCGTCGGTCGTGTCTTCCTCGCTGTCCGCGGCGCGCTGCGCGGTCGTGCCGCCCTCCGCTTCGCCCTGTGCGCCGCTCGCCCGGTCGTCGGAGAGGTCTTCGGGGCTCGCGGCGTCGATGTGCCAGGCCTGCCCGTTGCCGTGACTGAGCACCACGCTGTCGGCGCCGCGCTGCACCACGCCGGACGGCTCGCTCACCTTGCGGACGGTATCGATCTCGCCGGTCTCGGTGTTCACGCGCGCGTACTGGCCGGCGTCGCGCATGACCCACACGCTCGGCTCGGCACGTGGCGTCTCGCGAGAGTCAAACCCGCTCGAGATCACGCCAACCGTGGCCACCACCGCGACGGCCGCGACCCCAGCGATCCACCCGCGGGCGCGGCCCGAGCCGTTGCCGCGCTCTCGTTCGCGCTGCACCCGCTGGCTCATAGCCCGCCGCCAAGCGTCGCCCACAGCACGGCGCCGATGACGATGACCGCGCCGACGCCGATGCCAGCGCCAAGCAGCCCCGCCTTCACGGGCGACAGCGGCGCCCGGTCGTGAACGACGCCGTCTCGGTCCGCGCCCCTGCGCTCCTCGAGCAGTCTCGCGCGTTCCTCCGCACGCGACGTCGACGCGACCGTGCTCACCACGGGGCCGCGGGTGCCCGCGGGAATGCTCTCAACTCGCGGCAGCCACGCCTCTGCGACAATCTCGAGGGGCGTCACCTCGAAGCCGTAGCGCCGCTGCAGCTCCTGCAGCGCCTCGCCGAACTCGCGCATCGACCCGAACCTGTCGGCCGGCGTCCGTCCCAGCGCGCGCGCCATGACGCGGTCGAACAACTCGTAGCCCTGCGCTCCGGGCACGGGCACGTACTTCGCCTTCGTGATCCGGTCGGCGAGCTTGGACCTCGTGTTCTGCGCGCGATCCGGCAGTTCAAAGGGCGACCTGCCCGCGGCGAACGTGTATAGCGTCGCGCCGAGCGCCCACACCTCGGTCGCAACGGAACCGCTCACCTTCAGGCTGAGCACCTCCGGCGCGGACCACGGAATCGACATCGCGACCTCGGCCTCCTCAGGCTGGCCGCGTTTGGTGACGTAGGCGATGCCGAAGTCGGCGAGCACCGGTTTGCCGAGCGTCGTGAGCAGCACGTTCGACGGCTTGATGTCCCGGTGCAGCACGCCTGCGCGGTGCGCGGTCTCGAGTGCCCCGGCGATGCGGACGCCCGCATCGAGCACGTCCGACAGCTGCGCCGGCTGCCCCTTCGTGAGGGCCCCCATCGAGGCAGGGCAGTACTCCATAGCGATATAGGGCGAGCCATCGAGCGAAATGCTCGCCTGATAGATCGTGACGACCGATGGATGGCTCGAGAGCCGCGCCATCACGTCAGCCTCGCCCTCGAACACCTCGCGGAGCCGTGTCGCGTTCGGGGACCCCTGGCCCGCATCGAGCACCTTCACGGCGACGACGCGCCTGGGCATGTCCTGTTCGTACAGGTGCACCTGCGCGAAGCCACCCGAACCGAGCGGCCGCACGTACGAGAACCCCGGGATGCCGGGCGGTCGGAGCTGCTGCTCGGCCATCTCGCTACTCCACCGAGCGTGCCTGCGCACGGACGATGAATTCGGCGACAAACATACAGCTATCTTACGCAGTGAGCGACGGCGACGCGCCCGGGCCGCACCGGGTTGTGGACAAGTTACGCGCGCTTCACGTCGCCTTCTGCGCCGCTCGGCGACGCGCGAGTCGTCTTCCCCACGCCCCGCAGACAGAGAAACGGCCCCGCCACCGAAGTGGCGGGGCCGTCCCCACTGAAGCGTGACGCCTCGAATCGAACCTTAGAGGCCCGAAACGTCGAGCGGAATGCCAGGACCGAAGGTGGTCGAGACAGCGCCCTTGATGACGTACTTGCCCTTTGCCGATGCAGGCTTGAGACGCACGATCTCGTCGAGAACCGACGAGATGTTGTCGTTGAGCTGCTCAGCCGAGAACGACGCCTTGCCGACGATGAAGTGCACGTTCGCGTGCTTGTCGACGCGGAACTCGATCTTGCCGCCCTTGATGTCGGTGACAGCCTTTGCGGTGTCCATCGTGACGGTGCCGGTCTTCGGGTTCGGCATCAGACCGCGGGGGCCGAGAACCTTACCGAGACGACCGACCTTGCCCATGAGCTCGGGGGTCGCGACAGCCGAATCGAAGTCGGTGTAGCCAGCGGCCACCTTCTCGATGAGCTCGTCGCCGCCGACCTCGTCTGCGCCAGCGGCGAGAGCAGCCTCAGCTGCCGGGCCGTTTGCGAACACGATGACGCGTGCGGTCTTGCCGGTGCCGTGGGGAAGGTTCACGGTGCCGCGAACCATCTGATCGGCCTTACGGGGGTCGACGCCGAGACGAACAGCAACCTCAACGGTCGCGTCGGTCTTTGCCGAACCGGTCTCCTTCGCCAGGGCGACTGCCTCGGCGGGAGTGTAGAACTTGTCTGCCTGAATCTTTGCGGCAGCGGCGCGGTACGCCTTCGACTTCTGTGCCATGTTCGTACCCTTACTCGACCGTGATGCCCATGGAGCGAGCGGTGCCCGCGATGATCTTCGCTGCTGCGTCGATGTCGTTCGCGTTCAGGTCAGCCTTCTTCTGCTCGGCGATCTGGCGAACCTGCTCAGCCGTAACCTTCGCAACCTTGACGGTGTGCGGGGTGCCCGAGCCCTTCTGGACGCCGGCAGCCTTCTTGAGGAGCTCCGCCGCCGGCGGGGTCTTCAGGATGAAGGTGAACGAGCGATCCTCGTAGACAGTGATCTCCACGGGAACAACGTTGCCGCGCTGGGATTCCGTCGCAGCGTTGTACGCCTTGCAGAACTCCATGATGTTGACGCCGTGCTGACCCAGGGCAGGACCCACGGGGGGTGCCGGGTTGGCGGCGCCGGCTGCGATCTGAAGCTTAATCAGACCGGTAACCTTCTTGGCTTTTGCCATGATTGTTTCCTTTCGCCGAACGAGCGCGGTCGCACTCGTTCTCCCGCCTCGCCGGCCGTTCCGGCGCGCGGTGTTGTTGCAGCCGCGATGACTCACGGACACAAACCTCAATAGTTTAGCGGATCGCGCGCGATCCTGCATCCCCGCCCGCCGGTGGATACGCGAACGGCCCGGACCAGATGTTTCCATCTGGTCCGGGCCGTTCATATCTGAGCCGCCTATCGGATTTGAACCGATGACCTGTTCTTTACGAGGGAACTGCTCTACCCCTGAGCTAAGGCGGCCTGGTGCAGCAAGCGCTGCACACAAGCAAAAACTCTAGCACGAATGCCGAGCCAATATTGCGCAGCTAGCTGCAGGTCGCGCCCGAAGCGGGAACCTCGCCCTCGATAAAGTAACGCTCCACCAGGTCATTCACGCAGCCGCTCTGCCCGTAGGCGGTGTGCCCCTCACCCTCAAACCTGACGAGCACGCCGCTCTCAAGCTGCTCGGAAAGGGCCTCGGCCCAGCGGTACGGCGTCGCCGGGTCGCCCGTCGTTCCGATCACGAGAATTGGGTCGGCGCCTGCGGCCTGCACGGCCATGCGCTCCTGCACGCCCTTCACCGGCCACCCCGCGCACGACACGTCACCGAATCCCTGGAATCTCCCGATTGTCGGCGCGATTCGTTCGAGCTCGGCCGCTTGCTCGCGCATGCGTTCCGGATCGATCGAGTTCGGGTAGTCCAGGCAATTGATTGCCTGGAACGCTTCGGTGGAGTTGTCGAGGTACTCGCCGTCGAGACGCCCGTAGTAGGAGTCGGCGAGCGAGAAGGCGACGTCGGCGTTCCCCTCCGCCACGGTCTCGAAGAGCGAGTTGAGGTAGCCCCAGTTCGATTCCGAATAGAGCGGGGTGATGATTGCGGTGAGCATCGTCGATGCGGTGAGCGTGCGGCCGTCGGCGGCGACGATCGGGTGCTCGTCGACGTCGTCGAGCAGGTCACCGATCTGAGCCATGGCCTCGTCGACCGTGCCGCTCAACGGGCAATCCTTGGTCGCGAGGCACGCCTCCGCGTAGCTCCGCAGCGCGAGCTCGAAGCCGCGGGTCTGCTCCTTGACGACGTCAGCCTCGCTCGCCGTCGGGTCGAGCACGCCGTCGAGCACGAGGCGGCCGACCTTCTCGGGGAACATCTCCGCGTAGCGCGCACCGATGTGCGTCCCGTACGAGTAGCCGAGGTAGTTCAGCTGCTCGTCGCCCTGGATCTCGCGGAGCATGTCGAGGTCGCGCACGGTGGACACGGTGTCGACGTGTCCGAGGAGCTCGCCCGTGTTCTCGAGGCACGCCTCGCCAAACCGGCGGGAGGACGCTTCGGCCTCCTCGATCCACTTCGCGCTCCCGCGCTCGGCGGTGCTGTCGCTGACCCCGAAGAGATACTCGTCCATGTCTTGCGCGTCCAAGCATGTCACCGGGCTCGAGGCGCCGACGCCGCGCGGGTCCCAGCCGACGACGTCGAAGCTGCGCTGCAGCGGTGCGCCCGCCGCGGAGTCCAGCGCGTTTCGCACAAAATCGGCGCCGGAGGCTCCGGGGCCGCCGGGGTTCACAAACAGCGTGCCGAGCGGCTCCCCGCTCGTCGCCGGATGCTTCACCATTCGCAGCCGGATCGTCTCGCCCTCGGGGTCATCCCAGTCAAGCGGGGCGCGAACGTCGGCGCATTCAAAGCCCTCGCCGCAGTCCGTCCACTTCGGCGTCTGCTCGCCGTAGGCCCCGCCGACGGGCTTGGCGGGAAGTTCAAGTTCGACCTCAGTTGGCCGTTGCACGGTGGGCTGCAGCAGTTGCCACACGCCGGTCAGCGACACGACGAGCCCGACGATCACGAGCACGACACCGATGACGAGCACCCACCGCTTCCACGGCGAGCGGCGCCGAGGCCCGTCCTGGTCGTCCGGCCACGGAGTGAGTTCTGGCGCGCTCATGACTTCAGCACCCGGTTGTCGGCCATCACAATCCGCGCGAACAGCGCCTCCAGGACCAGGCCGGGAGTGATCGCGCGGCTGAGCCGTTCACGCGCCTCCTCGGTGGCGGAGACCACGGCGAGGGCCTGCTCCGGATTCCAACGCTCGGCGAGGTCTCGGATCGCGGCCCCCGACTCGGCGTTGACGAGCTGCGGCAGCGCCCCGGCCGGACCGGCGTCGTCACCGGCACCCGCGGGCTCGCCGACGGCGCCGAGGGTGGAGAGCAAGACGTCGCGGTAGAGCGACAGCAGATCGGTCAGGATCCGGTCGATGCCGTCGCGCAGGCTTCGCTTGCGCCGCCGCTCCTGATCCTCCTCGAGCGCCTTCATCTGTGAGCGAAGCTTCGGAGGGATGGCGGCGCCCGGCGCGATGCCGAGGTTGCGCATCGCGTCCTCCCGCTCGCTCGCATCGAGCTGTTCCGTGAGCGCGTCGGCGTCGGCCTGTGCAATCGCGACGAGCGAGGCTGCGACCGCCATGGCGTCCCCGAGCGTGTGCGCTGTCAGGGCGCCCGTGATCGACCGCTCGCGGCGGCTCATGGCCTCGGGATCGCTCGCGAGCCGCCGAGCCATACCGATGTGGCTCTGGGCGAGTCGGGCGGCGCGCTCCGCGAGACCGGGTTCGACGCCGTCACGCTCGACGAGCAGCCTGGTCACGTCGGCGACGCTCGGCGTCACGAGCCGAACCGAGCGGGTACGCGAACGGATTGTCGGCAGCAGGTCTGCCTCGCTCGGGGCGCAGAGCACCCAGATGGTGCGCTCAGGCGGCTCCTCGATCGCCTTCAACAGGACGTTCGACGTGTGCTCCGTCATCCGATCCGCATCCTCGATCACGATGACCCGGTAGCGGCCCTCGCTCGGCGCGTAGTGCGCCGTCGTCACGATCTCGCGCGCGCTGTCGATGCGGATCACCGCGGCCTGCGTCGTGAGCGCCGCGAAGTCGGGGTGGGTGCGACCGCGTACCTGGGCAAACACGCGCTCGCGGTCTGCCTCCTCGCGGGCGATCAGCGCGGCGGCGAAACGATAGGCGAGGTTTGAGCGACCGGAACCGGGCGGGCCGGTAATGAGCCAGGCGTGCGCGGGCCCGCCGTCGGGGCCGGCCGCGCGCGACAGCGCCTCGACGGCCGCGGGCTGCCCGACTATCTCAGACCAGAAATCCATGCCGCAAGGCTATCGCCTACCCCTGACGGCGAGACTGGCAATGCGGCGCGGCCACCGGCGGAGGCCCGGCAGACGCGGGAGCACACCGGCAGCACTCCGGTAGTGCTCCGGCACTACTCCGGCAGCACTCCGGCAATACTTCGGCAGTACTCCGGCAGTACTCCGGCAGTACTCCGGCAGATCTGCGGAAGATATGCAGCCTGGGGCGTTCTTGGGGATTGGATTTGCCGATCCCAGGCGGTAAGACCGTTGTGCACGCAGGCGGTACAGCTGTTGCAGGCAGGCGGTACGGCTGTTGCAGGCAGGCAGGCAGGCGGCACGGGCGCTACAGGTCCACGTAGCCGGCCGCTCCCGGAGTCACCGTGGCAGCCCCCGCGCTCAGCTCTGCGGCGAGCGCTTGGAGCCCCGAGATCTCATCCTCGGCGACGGCGAAGCGCTGCAGCACGGTGTCGCTGTAGTCCGCCGTTCCGAC
Protein-coding regions in this window:
- the rplK gene encoding 50S ribosomal protein L11; its protein translation is MAKAKKVTGLIKLQIAAGAANPAPPVGPALGQHGVNIMEFCKAYNAATESQRGNVVPVEITVYEDRSFTFILKTPPAAELLKKAAGVQKGSGTPHTVKVAKVTAEQVRQIAEQKKADLNANDIDAAAKIIAGTARSMGITVE
- a CDS encoding alpha/beta fold hydrolase, coding for MSAPELTPWPDDQDGPRRRSPWKRWVLVIGVVLVIVGLVVSLTGVWQLLQPTVQRPTEVELELPAKPVGGAYGEQTPKWTDCGEGFECADVRAPLDWDDPEGETIRLRMVKHPATSGEPLGTLFVNPGGPGASGADFVRNALDSAAGAPLQRSFDVVGWDPRGVGASSPVTCLDAQDMDEYLFGVSDSTAERGSAKWIEEAEASSRRFGEACLENTGELLGHVDTVSTVRDLDMLREIQGDEQLNYLGYSYGTHIGARYAEMFPEKVGRLVLDGVLDPTASEADVVKEQTRGFELALRSYAEACLATKDCPLSGTVDEAMAQIGDLLDDVDEHPIVAADGRTLTASTMLTAIITPLYSESNWGYLNSLFETVAEGNADVAFSLADSYYGRLDGEYLDNSTEAFQAINCLDYPNSIDPERMREQAAELERIAPTIGRFQGFGDVSCAGWPVKGVQERMAVQAAGADPILVIGTTGDPATPYRWAEALSEQLESGVLVRFEGEGHTAYGQSGCVNDLVERYFIEGEVPASGATCS
- a CDS encoding DNA polymerase III subunit delta', with translation MDFWSEIVGQPAAVEALSRAAGPDGGPAHAWLITGPPGSGRSNLAYRFAAALIAREEADRERVFAQVRGRTHPDFAALTTQAAVIRIDSAREIVTTAHYAPSEGRYRVIVIEDADRMTEHTSNVLLKAIEEPPERTIWVLCAPSEADLLPTIRSRTRSVRLVTPSVADVTRLLVERDGVEPGLAERAARLAQSHIGMARRLASDPEAMSRRERSITGALTAHTLGDAMAVAASLVAIAQADADALTEQLDASEREDAMRNLGIAPGAAIPPKLRSQMKALEEDQERRRKRSLRDGIDRILTDLLSLYRDVLLSTLGAVGEPAGAGDDAGPAGALPQLVNAESGAAIRDLAERWNPEQALAVVSATEEARERLSRAITPGLVLEALFARIVMADNRVLKS